Proteins from a single region of Equus quagga isolate Etosha38 unplaced genomic scaffold, UCLA_HA_Equagga_1.0 145892_RagTag, whole genome shotgun sequence:
- the LOC124232901 gene encoding olfactory receptor 2AP1-like translates to MTTEMGNGTMVQEFTLEGFPAVQHLGKVLFMVHLLAYLASLTGNVVIVTITCADSLLQTPMYFFLSIFSFTECCVTSSVIPKLLVIFLLGPQTISFPACFIQAFVFLFLGAAGFFLMAVMSVDRYVAICKPLHYPTIMNLRTGLLLVTACFSLGLTLITGLVVKVSQLSFCGPHVIPHFFCDLGPLIHLSCSDTTSVETLTFVLALCILLTSLIITIIAYSNIVVTIICLPSAKERRKAFSTCSSHLIVLSLMYGSCVFIYVKPKQTNRLESNRGAALVTTVVTPLLNPVIYTLRNKQVHQSLREMMCRIKISK, encoded by the coding sequence ATGACCACAGAAATGGGGAATGGGACAATGGTCCAAGAATTCACCTTGGAGGGGTTTCCTGCTGTCCAGCACCTGGGAAAGGTCCTCTTCATGGTGCACCTGCTGGCGTACCTGGCTTCCCTCACAGGCAATGTGGTCATAGTCACCATCACCTGTGCGGACTCCCTGCTCCAGACAcctatgtactttttcctcagcaTCTTCTCATTCACTGAGTGTTGTGTCACAAGTTCTGTTATTCCTAAGTTGCTGGTCATCTTTCTTTTAGGCCCGCAAACGATTTCCTTTCCTGCCTGTTTCATACAagcttttgtcttcttatttctgGGAGCAGCAGGTTTCTTCCTCATGGCAGTGATGTCTGTGGATCGGTACGTGGCCATTTGCAAGCCTCTGCATTACCCGACCATCATGAACCTGAGGACTGGCCTCCTCCTGGTCACTGCCTGCTTTTCTTTGGGCTTGACCCTCATCACTGGTCTGGTGGTGAAGGTTTCCCAGTTATCCTTCTGTGGTCCCCATGTCATCCctcacttcttctgtgaccttGGCCCCCTGATCCATCTCTCCTGTTCTGACACCACATCTGTTGAAACCTTGACTTTTGTCCTCGCTTTGTGTATCCTTTTGACATCCCTCATCATAACCATCATTGCATACAGCAACATAGTAGTCACCATCATCTGCCTCCCATCAGCCAAGGAGCGACGGAAGgctttctccacctgctcctctcaCCTCATTGTTCTCTCTCTGATGTATGGCAGCTGTGTCTTTATATATGTgaaaccaaagcaaacaaacaggcTGGAATCCAACAGGGGAGCTGCCCTTGTGACCACAGTGGTGACTCCGCTGCTGAACCCTGTCATCTACACTCTGCGGAACAAGCAGGTCCACCAGTCTCTGAGAGAGATGATGTGCAgaatcaaaatatcaaaataa